The Vibrio penaeicida sequence TGCTCATCTTTCACTCCTTGAATTCGATTAGTAGCTCACGTAAACATCGCGATGCAGTGCTTCTGGTGACGGCTCTGGTGCGTCTTTCGCTTGCTGAACTGCATCGTCAATCAGCGCCAATACCTCGCCATCAATGGCAGAAAAATCCCCTTCTTCTGCTAAGCCTGCTTTTAGCACCTGCGCTTTAAATTTCTTGATGCAATCATGATTTTCTCGCAGGTCTTCAACCTCGCCTTTCGCGCGATAGGTCTGCGCGTCCCCTTCAAAGTGCCCGTAAAAACGCACCGTTTTGCATTCCATCAAAGACGGACCATCACCATTTCTGGCTTTCTGAACAATTTCGCCTGCCGCTTCATATACAGCAAAAAAATCAGTGCCATCTACGGTAATGCCCGGTAAACCAAACCCTGTTGCTCGGTCGATGTAAGACTTGGACGCAACCGCCCAATCCACAGCAGTTGATTCGGCGTACCCATTATTCTCAATCACAAAAATTACGGGTAATTCCCACACCGCCGCCAGATTTAAGCTTTCTAAAAACATGCCTTGGTTAGACGCACCATCACCAGTAAAACTGATGCCCACACCGTCGTGCCCCAAATGTTTCGCCGCAAAGCCAGCACCACACACTAAAGGCGAACCTGCCCCCAAGATGCCATTAGCCCCCATCATGCCTTTCGATAGATCAGCAATGTGCATGGAACCGCCCTTGCCTTTACACGCTCCGGTTTCTTTTCCATAGATCTCCGCCATCATGGCGTGCACATCCACCCCTTTGGCAATACAGTGCCCGTGACCACGGTGGGTAGACGCAATCCGGTCTTTGTCGTGAAGATGCATCATGATCCCCACCGCGACCGACTCTTCCCCCGCGTACAAATGCACAAATCCGGGGATATCACCCCGTGAAAAGTCCACGTGTAGGCGTTCCTCAAACTCACGAATGGTTTTCATCATTCGATAAGCGTCGAGCAATTTCTCTTTGCTCAGTGATTCGCTGATACTAGGCATCACATTCTCCTTGTTGATTACATAAAAGCATCCTTGCAGCGCATGCGTTCATGCAGGCTTCTACATTGATGGTAAAAAAAGCATTGGGAATCAGCTCGAGGGTCACATCATCTAGCGCCTCTACGATGTGTTCTCGCTCGCCATCCAGCGCAATCGCAGCGCTGCCATAACGAAGACCGACAGGCTGATTCGGGTTAAGGGTTGAAAGGGTTTGAATCGCAACAGGCAAAAACGCTCCGGGTATCAGAGGCACCATTAGGCGAGAAGTGTTCGTCAGACTAGAAACGTCCGCGTCGCTCGAAAGCTCGACAAACCGCCCACACGGATCCGTACGTTCAACGGGGGCACTCAAGCCAATGATTGAAGAAAGCCCAACTTGCATGGCAGACGCAAAGGTCACGTATACCGCGCGTAGCGTATCCGGTTGCCAAACGGCTTTGCTGCCGACAAACCTATCGGACGTTATCGCCGCATCCACTAACGCAATGTCTTCTATTAGTGCAGTTTTGCCTTCTGCGCCGGAGTCGGCTTTCTCTTGAATGCGAAGCTGTAACAACTTATTGGGCGAAAGCGCTGTCTCTTTCGAGATTTGGCCACTGGCGTACAGCGCTGTGGCTAAGCCAATCAAGCTCGGCTCTATGGTTTCGGGAAAGGCGTTATTGGTGCCCGTGGAATAGCCTGTAATGGGTGTGTTTCTCGCATGTTTAACCACCAGCCGATGCGTACCATCGCCTCCCAACACCACTATTGCGCTAACTTTGTACTCTTCGCACTCACGTGCCGCGCTAATGGTGTCTTGATCGGTTCCGGTTATCGGGGTGGGGAGAAGTTTCAGCTCAGGAAAACCTTGTCGCTCGCCCACTTTTTTAGGCGCA is a genomic window containing:
- a CDS encoding thiamine pyrophosphate-dependent dehydrogenase E1 component subunit alpha; the protein is MPSISESLSKEKLLDAYRMMKTIREFEERLHVDFSRGDIPGFVHLYAGEESVAVGIMMHLHDKDRIASTHRGHGHCIAKGVDVHAMMAEIYGKETGACKGKGGSMHIADLSKGMMGANGILGAGSPLVCGAGFAAKHLGHDGVGISFTGDGASNQGMFLESLNLAAVWELPVIFVIENNGYAESTAVDWAVASKSYIDRATGFGLPGITVDGTDFFAVYEAAGEIVQKARNGDGPSLMECKTVRFYGHFEGDAQTYRAKGEVEDLRENHDCIKKFKAQVLKAGLAEEGDFSAIDGEVLALIDDAVQQAKDAPEPSPEALHRDVYVSY
- a CDS encoding NAD(+)/NADH kinase encodes the protein MNQGVVGMIANPVSARDIRRVVAASGSLTLNDRVSIVLKILSGLKAGGVHQVWMMPDKTGLSDMVQREVNRGQAALAKSAISKQASSKQAAPKKVGERQGFPELKLLPTPITGTDQDTISAARECEEYKVSAIVVLGGDGTHRLVVKHARNTPITGYSTGTNNAFPETIEPSLIGLATALYASGQISKETALSPNKLLQLRIQEKADSGAEGKTALIEDIALVDAAITSDRFVGSKAVWQPDTLRAVYVTFASAMQVGLSSIIGLSAPVERTDPCGRFVELSSDADVSSLTNTSRLMVPLIPGAFLPVAIQTLSTLNPNQPVGLRYGSAAIALDGEREHIVEALDDVTLELIPNAFFTINVEACMNACAARMLLCNQQGECDA